Proteins from a single region of Parambassis ranga chromosome 16, fParRan2.1, whole genome shotgun sequence:
- the LOC114448828 gene encoding neurexophilin-1, with amino-acid sequence MRGDAPQRGMRTTCLRAATVLLSVISLVSSADSPSSDLRDSSKSKVKTYWTESSRAFSISRLLSQSLYSKENFTSVDLNYDEADSFSKQEQWSWLYNTSGPRDPRSRTKRRPIVKTGKFKKMFGWGDFHSNIKTVKFNLLITGKIVDHGNGTFSVYFRHNSTGQGNVSVGLVPPTKAVEFQVHQHQQYHHHHQQQQTALETKDTKLFNCRVEYEKVEKGTRNSLCAHDPSQSCPQEQTQSHVSWLCSKPFKVICIFITFYSTDYKLVQKVCPDYNYHSDTPYLPTG; translated from the exons ATGAGAGGAGACGCTCCACAAAGAGGCATGAGGACCACATGTCTGCGGGCTGCCACcgtgctgctgtcagtcatctcTCTG gttagCAGTGCTGATTCGCCGAGTTCAGACTTAAGGGATAGCTCAAAATCCAAAGTGAAGACCTACTGGACTGAGAGTAGCAGGGCTTTCTCCATCAGCCGCCTGCTGTCCCAGAGTCTCTACAGCAAAGAAAATTTCACCTCTGTGGATCTGAACTACGACGAAGCAGACTCTTTCTCCAAACAGGAGCAATGGAGCTGGCTTTACAACACTTCAGGCCCCCGCGACCCTCGATCAAGGACCAAAAGACGACCCATTGTCAAGACGGGGAAGTTTAAGAAGATGTTTGGTTGGGGAGATTTCCATTCCAACATCAAGACAGTAAAGTTCAACCTTCTCATCACTGGTAAAATTGTTGACCACGGTAATGGCACATTTAGTGTCTACTTCCGGCACAACTCAACCGGCCAGGGTAACGTGTCAGTGGGACTCGTCCCTCCAACCAAAGCGGTGGAGTTCCAGGTCCACCAGCACCAGCAgtaccaccaccatcaccagcagcagcagacggcCCTGGAGACCAAAGACACCAAGCTGTTCAACTGCAGGGTTGAGTATGAAAAGGTGGAGAAGGGCACCAGGAACTCTCTGTGTGCCCACGATCCATCGCAAAGCTGCCCACAGGAGCAGACCCAGAGCCACGTATCCTGGCTGTGCTCTAAACCCTTCAAAGTCATCTGCATCTTCATCACCTTCTACAGCACTGACTACAAGCTGGTGCAGAAGGTCTGTCCAGACTACAACTACCACAGTGACACCCCCTACCTCCCTACTGGGTGA